A window from Solanum stenotomum isolate F172 chromosome 5, ASM1918654v1, whole genome shotgun sequence encodes these proteins:
- the LOC125864063 gene encoding uncharacterized protein LOC125864063, whose protein sequence is MVADMRSRMSLFVDGLSHLSSKEGKVEEEKLRDREEFKNKRAKTWNKFGQYKSNANRLSFQQKQKGPTPSSASAPAPNNKNRDAHRGATLDTGRGSNRLYAITNRQVQEDSPDVVTDPGACLSFVTPYVAMNFDVIPD, encoded by the exons ATGGTTGcagacatgaggagtagaatgagcttgtttgttgatGGGCTGTCTCAtctgtcgagtaaggaaggtaag gttgaggaagagaagttgagggatAGAGAGGAGTTTAAGAACAAGAGGGCAAAGACATGGAATAAGTTTGGGCAGTAtaagagtaatgccaaccggtTATCCTTCCAGcagaaacagaagggacctaCTCCATcgtctgctagtgcacctgcacctaacAACAAAA acagagatGCACATAGAGGAGCTACTTTAGATACTGGCAGAGGATCAAACCGCCTATATGCTATCACTAATCGCCAAGtgcaagaggattcgccagatgttgtcactg ATCCAGGAGCatgtttatcttttgtaactccatatgttgctatgaattttgatgtcattcCTGATTAA